Proteins encoded within one genomic window of Saccharopolyspora pogona:
- a CDS encoding IS5 family transposase (programmed frameshift), which yields MVPDELWERIEPVLPRWENALPKLGRKRLPDRLVLQGILFVLHTGIQWEFLPQELGFGSGMTCWRRLAEWNEAGVWQRLHEALLAELNAAGKLDWSRAVIDSSHVRAARRGPKSGPSPVDRARPGSKHHVITEGGGIPTAFSLTGGNVNDVTQLLPLVEAIPPVRGKRGRPRRRPDALYADRAYDSDKHRDKLRAKGIDPQIAERGTGHGSGLGVIRWVVERTIAWYHGMRRLRIRWERRDDIHEAFLGLATCIICYRHIKILC from the exons ATCGTCCCCGACGAGCTGTGGGAGCGAATCGAGCCGGTGTTGCCGCGTTGGGAGAACGCGCTGCCCAAGCTGGGCCGCAAGCGGCTGCCGGACCGGCTGGTCTTGCAGGGAATCCTGTTCGTGCTGCATACCGGGATCCAGTGGGAGTTTCTGCCCCAGGAGCTGGGGTTTGGATCCGGAATGACCTGCTGGCGGCGCCTGGCGGAATGGAACGAGGCCGGGGTGTGGCAGCGGCTGCACGAGGCGCTTTTGGCCGAGCTGAACGCGGCCGGGAAGCTGGACTGGTCTCGGGCGGTGATCGACAGCTCGCATGTGCGGGCGGCGCGGCGCGGCCCAA AAAGCGGCCCGAGCCCGGTCGACCGTGCCCGGCCGGGCTCCAAGCACCACGTGATCACCGAGGGCGGCGGCATTCCGACGGCATTCAGCCTGACCGGCGGCAACGTCAATGACGTCACCCAGCTCCTCCCACTGGTCGAGGCGATCCCGCCCGTGCGAGGCAAGCGCGGGCGCCCCCGCCGCCGACCCGATGCGCTGTACGCCGACCGCGCCTACGACTCTGATAAACACCGGGACAAGTTGCGCGCCAAGGGAATCGACCCGCAGATCGCCGAACGTGGAACCGGCCACGGCTCCGGACTCGGCGTGATCAGGTGGGTCGTCGAGCGCACAATCGCCTGGTACCACGGCATGCGACGTCTGCGCATCCGCTGGGAACGCCGCGACGACATCCACGAGGCGTTTCTCGGCCTGGCTACCTGCATCATCTGCTACCGACACATCAAGATCCTTTGTTAG
- a CDS encoding response regulator transcription factor has product MTWSASEALSKIIAQTLCPGVCDSAWRISLDYDVVVLDRGIPLVHGDEVCRSLIAERRETRILLLTAASAVADRVAGLELVPDDYLPKPSAFTELVARVRSLGRQSRPGVPPLLQRAGIALDPARHRVTRHDRPISLTKKNSLSAKNRLARMVRSFRPRNR; this is encoded by the coding sequence ATGACCTGGTCAGCATCAGAGGCGCTCTCCAAGATCATTGCCCAAACTCTCTGCCCGGGCGTGTGTGACTCGGCCTGGCGGATCAGCTTGGACTACGACGTCGTCGTACTCGACCGGGGAATCCCCTTGGTGCACGGCGATGAAGTATGCCGCTCGCTCATCGCGGAGCGTCGCGAGACACGGATCTTGCTGCTCACCGCCGCGTCCGCGGTCGCCGACCGCGTCGCTGGACTCGAACTCGTTCCGGATGACTATCTCCCCAAACCGTCCGCCTTCACCGAACTCGTCGCTAGAGTGCGCTCACTGGGACGACAGAGCAGGCCGGGTGTACCGCCACTACTGCAACGCGCGGGCATCGCCTTGGACCCCGCACGGCACCGGGTCACGCGTCACGATCGCCCGATTTCCTTGACCAAAAAGAATTCGTTGTCCGCGAAGAATCGCTTGGCACGGATGGTGCGGTCGTTTCGGCCGAGGAACCGCTGA
- a CDS encoding WXG100-like domain-containing protein, translating into MFSSIMVPEGVRRLFQVLTGEDMTDADEGGLFAVADALESGAVGVGEVGPFLAELVAKVRTEFSGKAADRFAGGLEIFDGLLASGEGALRELAVFVRDLARQVRYLKLVTIYGLELLLFEMAWAVYWAGATGGASMAWLAARMAVMRFLLSRWWGQLFMRLAMAAAGGVAFNVVPDMQAQLQMLGEKSAEKWDGKLTEQAAGMGAFSALVSLPLSAVGGLVSNALTKVLVKGLGDGVDEKILEAAAKKAVAEHAEKYPVSAMAKFADAVGEHLDHYAGMSVRGMWSARFGSGIGEALSEGLGELFGEVGYLAASGQEVTWNPFSVTAGVFESVFSGVGNLAGLAWRGKLHPEGPSPYLDDTSRRQDTTTEGGGFDREKTPLLGIGPGSQTGDTPGSPDKDNTLDSSDSFDSSDSSDASDVSDVDSVFSVSDTGSVDSAAVPVSSGDDLVVSGSPPVSAVVGGTDGKRGADDSVPGEKPARGVPEVPGSRQDRPGAPLPAHSDGVVGSGQDRSGTPLPGYSDEVVGSGRDRSGTPLPAHSDGVVGSGRDRSGTPPPAYSDGVVGSGQDRSGTPPPAYRPVAGGDQVPGAHGVDVPGNRPLEVLTSQTPDSPAVTPHASGAPADTALPETGRSGSVVDSDSGVVSPEHGSSPGGWTGRDADSHVDSVAAHGDSHRVDGAAVSPDSTMVPADGSQPAPYLHRDPAAALPVGLPVDAVRVPVPANVVAGGGLAEFVRGGVADSPGGPVLLVAQGNPTAGVVVSPGQGSALAQGMGRDVVALTSGQGERTPQWTVFGTDGSARPVAGPGAPVPVGGHGSLTGLADASTAVPVGPAASGRAPVGQWSGTDLRGEIDRARDGRRSGDDESTARRIVQATHDVRRLARGDAAVSLEDVVALVAAKHHELGDDHRNQVVEFSRALADRLGTQGSGLAAQAGAGPEGHTADGSASSGSPGSSRTETLDEKKARRNANNSKRRANNKAARRVRRAQLEESLGKLKADQASLEALPGWDGADAGLRGQWEALQKEIAPVQAEFDGIVAEDKRLRDLDLVRVRRYKQRQAALLGGGGSSSAGESAQVAGWSQEFAAAALSELITNAEAGLQRMRDEGWPVYVGGVDVGVDGLIADMRAREEGVGVFGGDDGLRNVLAHYMLSHPGDGVGMVELEERLHELTAAAQLDEWAGVAGRDAVDRLLVVADGILGPLKASGRFRVVLAHWLGEHPGDWQGVQVVRGGLADSLSGDLDLGMARSGLTRDAFEEVRAEEERWQADRAGNEAVAGVVAAPMVRGAVVDPGLSVIHQISSVKRTFADASRALRQLADEHGQDAVDRLYAPAEKVLGPLHESRPFRDVIAHELMKNPRDHQQLQQLMTNPQADRQLQQLRWRLVHYLAGDLGGGADSSAADDLLSATVTPIPGTNEARSKEQQMYFRRVAVGKALSGLPDKDAVERVLRDEARVDGLLGGYNSRSDLEARFKRRRGWADPVIADVRRQLTSDLDAAVGSLQQILAEGETSTDLRNAYEAKITKWSFIHPQTSVKELHSRVADASAAVRELRRNNAMRELRETYKTSYGGYAQLQVLHGRDHVVREFDLHFGGMQDDQLRDAVAHRLLTNGGQIGDAQAFLQRLHGLRLAASAVIAGAGPESAGDLLSGSTEDVSSDAETDDTESVFDEAERAELLERLQRLRGDAEPSESHRSSGLRESGGRGARSDEEFLADDSSEASSDSDVSESWSASGGLGGSVSSLESSVADVHGEIDRAKEVGWSSDDEVAARRIVQGTHDIRRLGRGDGDVSVNDVVALVAAKHHELGDDHQDEVVEFSQALAEKLGTRGSGLAIQAGAGPEGHTAGGGASGSSSGAVPRDVEGAHQRKGRASDKAKRRARIAELGESLKKLKANQASLEALPGRDGAGADRQAELAALQEEIAPVQAEFDEIAAEDKRLRDEDTARSRQYRERKAEQRKAAQRQAGKIESKLEAARVAAEKRAPELSGGGGSSSAVGSLSGAASAEVAKPAVVVELSGLVGHLEERLAAWPADFRPDVRAQVAELRNVVQQEGWTPEQLQRIAPKLEALRAAAGEYLRNFESGQIAAGNTAAVKPAVVVELSGLVGRMEEHFAALPADFRPDVRAQVAAARAAVQQEAWTPEQLRRIGSRLRGMRAAEQWLRDAPEFLDVMTHPLSSDGALESIDAVQGRLADTWAAMTALSAGVAPGAVPRPEDQVSVRSGEDAAPAELAELVSGGGGFSPAGGSPAVSLPEAASAEVVKPAVVVESGIVMSSDLDEDVRAVARVLPVEDGVLAVVVKGDGRGGVLIGGESADAQQLASLIRPGMVGRRAIRLYAGEVSEEFAQVLDGALDAEVIWTPDMVFGPETNVFGTWNTTRRDDSPPEQPPSDVPEQVLGPGVAEIQAGIMVSPSDLGEELLAVASGLPVEDGVLAVVVKGDGRGGVLIGGESADAQQLAGLIRSRMGGRRAIRLYACGVSEEFAQVLDGASGVEVLWTRGIVWFGPETQPFASMVGGWYLDEHSTMRPDYSQGVWETTRRGQWPSGQGPSDVSLPPGLPGLSPNWVHLRAETARFRAGPLPDLGWLRESEQAAKVAQARRKIVAAGEKLTQVSSMVDAPVLEAPASRVTAADSAETDALLKAATDETASADVSVGRAQRQAEKLTVVEGDLAEVRHPMILFVKRRLAGLGCGVPRRCVRRRCSGS; encoded by the coding sequence ATGTTTTCTTCGATCATGGTGCCGGAGGGGGTGAGGCGGCTTTTTCAGGTGTTGACGGGTGAGGATATGACGGATGCGGATGAGGGTGGGTTGTTCGCGGTGGCGGATGCGTTGGAGTCGGGTGCGGTGGGGGTGGGGGAGGTAGGGCCGTTTTTGGCGGAATTGGTGGCGAAGGTGCGGACGGAGTTTTCGGGGAAGGCGGCGGACCGGTTCGCGGGGGGTTTGGAGATTTTCGATGGGTTGCTGGCTTCGGGTGAGGGGGCGTTGCGGGAGTTGGCGGTGTTCGTGCGGGATCTGGCGCGGCAGGTGCGGTATTTGAAGTTGGTGACGATTTATGGTTTGGAGTTGTTGTTGTTTGAGATGGCGTGGGCGGTGTATTGGGCGGGGGCGACCGGTGGCGCGTCGATGGCGTGGCTGGCGGCGCGGATGGCGGTGATGCGGTTTTTGTTGTCGCGGTGGTGGGGCCAGTTGTTTATGCGGTTGGCGATGGCGGCGGCCGGTGGTGTGGCGTTCAACGTGGTACCGGATATGCAGGCCCAGTTGCAGATGCTGGGTGAGAAGTCGGCTGAGAAGTGGGACGGGAAGCTCACCGAGCAGGCGGCGGGAATGGGGGCGTTCTCGGCGTTGGTGTCGCTGCCGTTGTCGGCGGTAGGCGGCCTGGTGAGCAACGCGTTGACGAAGGTGCTGGTGAAGGGGCTGGGCGATGGGGTGGACGAGAAGATTCTGGAGGCGGCGGCAAAGAAAGCGGTGGCCGAGCACGCGGAGAAGTATCCGGTGTCGGCGATGGCGAAGTTCGCGGATGCGGTGGGGGAGCACCTGGATCATTACGCGGGGATGTCGGTGCGGGGCATGTGGTCGGCACGGTTCGGCAGCGGGATCGGGGAGGCGTTGTCCGAGGGCTTGGGCGAGTTGTTCGGCGAGGTGGGGTATCTAGCGGCCTCGGGCCAGGAAGTGACCTGGAACCCGTTCTCGGTGACGGCGGGCGTGTTCGAGTCGGTGTTCAGTGGTGTGGGCAATCTGGCGGGGTTGGCGTGGCGGGGCAAGCTGCACCCGGAAGGCCCGAGCCCCTACCTCGACGACACCAGCCGGCGTCAGGACACCACCACCGAGGGTGGCGGGTTCGACAGGGAGAAGACCCCGCTGCTGGGGATAGGGCCTGGGTCGCAGACAGGGGATACCCCTGGCTCCCCGGACAAGGACAACACGCTCGATTCCTCCGATTCCTTCGATTCCTCCGATTCCTCCGATGCCTCGGATGTGTCTGATGTGGACTCTGTTTTCTCGGTATCGGATACCGGGTCGGTGGATTCGGCTGCGGTGCCGGTGTCCTCTGGTGATGACCTGGTGGTGTCCGGTTCCCCTCCGGTGTCTGCTGTTGTGGGCGGCACGGACGGTAAGAGGGGCGCCGATGACAGTGTGCCGGGCGAGAAGCCGGCTCGTGGTGTTCCAGAGGTGCCCGGTTCCAGGCAGGACCGGCCAGGCGCACCGCTGCCGGCACATTCCGACGGGGTAGTGGGTTCTGGGCAGGATCGGTCAGGGACGCCGCTGCCGGGGTATTCCGATGAGGTGGTGGGTTCTGGGCGGGACCGGTCGGGGACGCCGCTGCCGGCACATTCCGATGGGGTAGTGGGTTCTGGGCGGGACCGGTCGGGGACGCCGCCGCCGGCGTATTCCGATGGGGTAGTGGGTTCCGGCCAGGATCGATCGGGGACGCCGCCGCCGGCGTACCGTCCGGTTGCCGGTGGCGATCAGGTGCCCGGAGCGCATGGTGTGGATGTGCCCGGGAACCGGCCGCTGGAGGTGCTTACCTCCCAGACCCCGGACTCACCGGCGGTGACCCCACATGCTTCGGGTGCGCCCGCGGATACCGCGCTACCGGAGACTGGCAGGTCCGGGTCTGTCGTGGACTCCGACAGTGGTGTGGTGTCCCCGGAGCATGGGTCCTCGCCGGGTGGCTGGACCGGCCGCGATGCGGATTCCCATGTGGACTCGGTCGCGGCGCATGGGGATTCGCATCGCGTGGATGGGGCTGCGGTGTCGCCGGATTCGACGATGGTGCCGGCGGACGGGTCGCAGCCGGCCCCGTATCTGCATCGGGATCCGGCGGCGGCCTTGCCTGTGGGCTTGCCGGTGGACGCGGTGCGGGTGCCGGTGCCCGCGAATGTGGTTGCTGGTGGCGGGTTGGCGGAGTTCGTGCGGGGCGGTGTGGCGGATTCCCCGGGCGGGCCTGTGCTGCTGGTCGCGCAGGGCAATCCGACTGCGGGCGTGGTGGTCTCGCCTGGTCAGGGTTCGGCTCTGGCGCAGGGTATGGGGCGTGATGTTGTCGCGTTGACGTCGGGACAGGGCGAGCGCACACCGCAGTGGACGGTATTCGGTACGGACGGTTCGGCTAGGCCGGTGGCCGGGCCCGGTGCCCCGGTGCCGGTTGGCGGGCACGGGAGCCTGACCGGTCTGGCGGACGCCTCGACTGCTGTTCCGGTTGGTCCGGCAGCGTCGGGAAGAGCGCCGGTGGGGCAGTGGTCGGGCACGGACCTGCGCGGCGAGATCGATCGGGCGAGGGACGGGCGCCGGTCTGGCGATGATGAGTCGACGGCGCGGCGGATTGTTCAGGCCACACATGACGTCCGGCGGTTGGCTCGTGGGGATGCTGCCGTGTCGCTGGAGGACGTGGTGGCGCTGGTCGCGGCCAAGCACCACGAACTCGGCGATGATCACCGAAACCAGGTGGTGGAGTTCTCCCGGGCGCTGGCCGACAGGCTGGGCACGCAGGGCAGCGGACTGGCCGCCCAGGCCGGGGCAGGGCCGGAGGGTCACACAGCGGACGGCAGTGCGTCGTCGGGCAGCCCAGGATCGAGCCGGACCGAGACGCTTGACGAAAAGAAGGCAAGGCGGAATGCAAATAACAGCAAGCGTCGGGCCAATAATAAGGCGGCGCGGCGTGTGCGGCGTGCGCAGTTGGAGGAGTCGCTGGGGAAGCTTAAGGCTGACCAGGCTTCGTTGGAGGCGTTGCCGGGGTGGGATGGGGCGGATGCGGGTTTGCGGGGGCAGTGGGAGGCGCTGCAGAAGGAGATCGCGCCGGTGCAGGCGGAGTTCGACGGGATTGTGGCGGAGGATAAGCGGCTGCGTGACCTGGACTTGGTACGTGTGCGTCGGTATAAGCAGCGGCAGGCTGCGTTGTTGGGCGGGGGAGGGTCTTCGTCTGCTGGTGAGTCCGCTCAGGTAGCGGGGTGGTCACAGGAGTTTGCGGCGGCCGCGCTGAGTGAGTTGATCACTAACGCGGAGGCTGGGTTGCAGAGGATGCGCGATGAGGGGTGGCCAGTTTACGTAGGCGGGGTGGATGTAGGCGTAGATGGTCTGATCGCTGATATGCGGGCGCGCGAGGAGGGCGTGGGAGTTTTCGGGGGTGATGACGGTCTCCGGAATGTGTTGGCTCATTACATGTTGAGTCATCCGGGAGATGGGGTCGGCATGGTGGAGTTGGAGGAAAGGCTTCATGAGTTGACGGCGGCGGCGCAGTTGGATGAGTGGGCGGGGGTCGCGGGTCGGGATGCTGTGGACCGGTTGTTGGTTGTTGCGGATGGGATTTTGGGGCCGTTGAAGGCGTCGGGGCGGTTCCGGGTTGTGCTGGCGCACTGGTTGGGCGAGCACCCGGGCGACTGGCAGGGTGTTCAAGTGGTGCGAGGGGGACTGGCCGATTCCCTGTCCGGTGACCTCGACCTTGGCATGGCGAGGAGTGGTTTGACTCGCGACGCGTTCGAGGAGGTGAGAGCGGAAGAGGAACGTTGGCAGGCAGATCGTGCTGGGAATGAGGCGGTGGCTGGGGTCGTTGCTGCCCCGATGGTGCGCGGGGCCGTTGTTGATCCGGGGCTCAGCGTTATTCATCAGATTAGTTCGGTGAAGCGGACGTTCGCGGATGCCAGTAGGGCGTTGCGGCAGTTGGCCGACGAACACGGTCAAGATGCCGTGGACCGTTTGTATGCTCCGGCGGAGAAGGTCTTGGGGCCCCTTCACGAGTCCCGGCCGTTCCGGGATGTGATCGCACACGAGTTGATGAAGAACCCCCGGGATCATCAGCAGTTGCAGCAGTTGATGACGAACCCGCAGGCCGATCGGCAGTTGCAGCAGTTGCGGTGGAGACTGGTCCATTACCTGGCTGGCGACCTGGGTGGTGGTGCGGACTCGAGTGCTGCCGACGACTTGCTTTCCGCCACGGTGACCCCGATCCCTGGAACGAACGAGGCTCGGTCTAAAGAGCAACAGATGTATTTCCGGCGCGTGGCGGTGGGCAAGGCGCTTAGTGGTTTGCCGGACAAGGATGCTGTCGAACGGGTGCTGCGAGACGAGGCACGTGTGGACGGGCTCCTCGGGGGTTACAACAGCAGGTCCGATTTGGAAGCTCGGTTCAAGAGGAGGAGGGGATGGGCTGACCCAGTTATTGCTGATGTCCGGAGGCAGCTGACATCCGATTTGGACGCTGCGGTGGGTTCTCTGCAGCAGATTTTGGCGGAGGGGGAGACAAGCACTGACCTGCGGAACGCATATGAAGCCAAGATCACGAAGTGGTCGTTTATTCATCCGCAGACGTCGGTCAAAGAGCTCCACAGCCGGGTAGCGGACGCTTCCGCTGCTGTTCGGGAGCTGCGTCGGAATAACGCGATGCGGGAATTGCGGGAGACTTACAAGACATCATACGGCGGGTACGCGCAGCTGCAAGTTCTGCACGGTCGAGATCATGTGGTCCGCGAGTTCGACCTGCACTTCGGGGGAATGCAGGATGATCAATTGCGGGATGCGGTCGCGCATCGGCTGCTGACGAATGGCGGTCAGATAGGGGATGCGCAGGCGTTTCTGCAGCGACTGCATGGTCTGAGGCTCGCGGCATCGGCCGTGATTGCGGGTGCGGGGCCGGAGTCGGCTGGGGACTTGCTGTCGGGGTCCACTGAGGATGTGTCGAGTGATGCGGAGACCGATGACACCGAGAGCGTCTTCGACGAGGCAGAACGGGCAGAGCTGCTGGAGCGGCTTCAGCGCTTGAGGGGAGACGCGGAGCCGTCGGAGTCGCACCGCTCCAGTGGATTGCGGGAGTCTGGTGGTCGTGGTGCGCGGTCTGATGAGGAGTTCTTGGCTGACGACTCGTCGGAGGCGTCGTCGGATTCGGACGTGTCGGAGTCTTGGTCTGCTTCGGGCGGTTTGGGCGGCAGTGTGTCTTCGTTGGAGTCGTCGGTGGCGGATGTGCATGGGGAGATCGATCGGGCGAAGGAGGTGGGCTGGTCCAGCGATGATGAGGTGGCGGCGCGGCGGATTGTGCAGGGCACGCATGACATCCGGCGGTTGGGTCGTGGGGATGGCGACGTGTCGGTGAACGATGTGGTGGCGCTGGTCGCGGCCAAGCACCACGAGCTCGGCGATGATCACCAGGACGAGGTGGTGGAGTTTTCCCAGGCGCTGGCCGAAAAGCTGGGTACGCGGGGCAGCGGGCTGGCCATCCAGGCGGGGGCAGGTCCGGAGGGTCACACAGCGGGCGGCGGTGCGTCGGGTTCTTCGTCGGGTGCTGTGCCGCGCGATGTGGAGGGAGCACACCAGCGCAAGGGTCGGGCCAGTGATAAGGCGAAGCGGCGTGCGCGGATTGCGGAGTTGGGGGAGTCGCTGAAGAAGCTTAAGGCTAACCAAGCTTCGTTGGAGGCGTTGCCGGGGCGGGATGGGGCGGGTGCGGATCGGCAGGCGGAGTTGGCGGCGCTGCAGGAGGAGATCGCGCCGGTGCAGGCGGAGTTCGACGAGATTGCGGCGGAGGATAAGCGGTTGCGTGACGAGGACACGGCACGTTCGCGTCAGTATAGGGAGAGGAAGGCTGAGCAGAGGAAGGCTGCGCAGCGGCAGGCTGGCAAGATCGAGTCGAAGCTGGAGGCTGCGCGGGTGGCTGCGGAGAAGCGGGCTCCGGAGTTGTCTGGTGGGGGAGGGTCTTCGTCTGCTGTCGGGAGTTTGTCAGGGGCTGCGTCGGCTGAGGTTGCTAAGCCGGCTGTTGTTGTTGAGTTGTCGGGGTTGGTCGGGCATTTGGAGGAGCGTTTGGCGGCGTGGCCGGCGGATTTCCGTCCGGATGTGCGTGCCCAGGTCGCGGAGTTGAGGAATGTGGTGCAGCAGGAAGGCTGGACCCCGGAGCAGCTGCAGCGGATCGCGCCGAAGCTGGAGGCGCTGCGGGCGGCCGCCGGAGAGTACTTGCGGAATTTTGAGTCAGGGCAGATTGCGGCGGGGAATACGGCGGCTGTTAAGCCGGCTGTTGTTGTTGAGTTGTCGGGGTTGGTCGGGCGTATGGAGGAGCATTTTGCGGCGTTGCCGGCGGATTTCCGTCCGGATGTGCGTGCCCAGGTCGCGGCTGCGAGGGCGGCGGTGCAGCAGGAAGCCTGGACCCCGGAGCAGCTGCGGCGGATCGGGTCGAGGCTGCGGGGGATGCGGGCGGCCGAGCAGTGGTTGCGGGACGCGCCGGAGTTCTTGGACGTGATGACCCATCCATTGTCATCGGATGGAGCCTTGGAGTCTATTGACGCGGTGCAGGGAAGGCTGGCCGATACTTGGGCAGCGATGACGGCTCTGAGCGCGGGTGTGGCGCCAGGTGCGGTTCCGCGACCGGAGGATCAGGTATCGGTGCGATCAGGGGAGGATGCGGCGCCAGCCGAGCTGGCGGAGTTGGTGTCTGGTGGGGGAGGATTTTCGCCTGCTGGTGGATCTCCTGCCGTGAGCTTGCCGGAGGCTGCATCGGCTGAGGTTGTGAAGCCGGCTGTGGTTGTTGAGTCGGGGATTGTGATGTCGTCCGATTTGGACGAGGACGTTCGTGCTGTCGCGCGTGTTTTGCCGGTTGAGGATGGCGTGTTGGCGGTGGTGGTGAAAGGTGATGGGCGCGGTGGAGTGCTTATCGGCGGCGAGAGTGCGGATGCCCAGCAGTTGGCTAGTTTGATTCGACCGGGAATGGTCGGGAGGAGGGCGATCCGGCTGTATGCCGGTGAGGTCTCGGAGGAGTTCGCGCAGGTGCTGGATGGGGCGTTGGATGCCGAGGTGATCTGGACGCCGGACATGGTGTTCGGTCCGGAGACCAATGTGTTTGGCACCTGGAATACGACTCGGAGGGACGATTCGCCACCAGAACAGCCGCCCTCTGACGTTCCTGAGCAGGTGCTGGGTCCGGGCGTAGCGGAGATTCAGGCGGGAATTATGGTGTCGCCGTCTGATTTGGGCGAGGAGCTTCTTGCTGTAGCGAGTGGTTTGCCGGTTGAGGATGGCGTGTTGGCGGTGGTGGTGAAAGGTGATGGGCGCGGTGGAGTGCTTATCGGCGGCGAGAGTGCGGATGCCCAGCAGTTGGCTGGTTTAATTCGATCGAGAATGGGCGGGCGGCGAGCGATTCGGTTGTATGCCTGTGGGGTCTCGGAGGAGTTCGCGCAGGTGCTGGATGGTGCGTCGGGTGTTGAGGTGCTCTGGACGCGGGGCATAGTCTGGTTCGGTCCCGAGACCCAGCCGTTTGCCTCCATGGTTGGTGGTTGGTACTTGGATGAGCACTCCACGATGCGTCCTGACTATTCGCAGGGCGTTTGGGAGACGACGCGGAGGGGTCAGTGGCCATCGGGGCAGGGCCCGTCTGATGTTTCCTTGCCGCCGGGGTTGCCTGGGTTGAGTCCTAACTGGGTGCATCTGCGTGCGGAGACGGCGCGGTTCCGTGCGGGGCCGTTGCCGGATCTGGGATGGCTGCGGGAGTCCGAGCAGGCTGCGAAAGTGGCCCAGGCGCGTAGGAAGATCGTGGCGGCTGGTGAGAAGCTGACCCAGGTTTCCAGCATGGTGGATGCGCCCGTGCTGGAGGCGCCGGCGAGCAGGGTCACGGCGGCTGATTCCGCTGAGACCGATGCGTTGCTCAAGGCGGCGACGGATGAGACTGCCTCGGCTGATGTGAGTGTCGGGCGTGCTCAGCGGCAAGCTGAGAAGTTGACGGTTGTGGAGGGAGATCTGGCGGAGGTCAGACACCCCATGATTTTGTTTGTCAAGCGGCGGCTTGCTGGTCTCGGTTGTGGTGTGCCCAGGCGGTGTGTTCGTCGTAGGTGCTCCGGGTCTTGA
- a CDS encoding IS110 family RNA-guided transposase: MLFVGDDWAEDHHDVEVQDETGRRLGRARLPEGVTGVARLHALIGEHLPEGAEPDQVVIGIETDRGPWVQALIAAGYTVYAINPRQVARYRERHGTSGAKSDAGDAHALADMVRTDRHQLRAVAGDTEQAQAVKVVARAHQTLIWDRHRHMLRLRTALREFFPAALEAFDDLLAPDALELLGRAPDPDQAARVSRAQITGALKRARRRNVDEKTTAIQTALHTEHLTQPPAVAAAYAVTVRSLVSVITAFNTEIAAVQEQVQACFGRARDAEIYLSQPGMGQILGARALGEFGDDADRYASAKNRKNYAGTSPITRQSGKKKTVLARFVHNDRLVDALHQQAFCALRASPGARAYYDELRGRGMNHHAALRQLSNRLVGILHGCLKTRSTYDEHTAWAHHNRDQQAAA, translated from the coding sequence GTGTTGTTCGTCGGAGATGACTGGGCTGAAGATCACCACGATGTCGAGGTGCAGGATGAGACGGGTCGGCGGCTGGGTCGGGCTCGGCTGCCGGAGGGCGTGACCGGGGTTGCCCGGCTGCACGCGCTGATCGGTGAGCATCTGCCCGAGGGCGCCGAGCCTGACCAGGTCGTGATCGGGATTGAGACTGATCGAGGTCCATGGGTCCAGGCGCTGATCGCGGCCGGGTACACGGTGTATGCGATCAACCCGCGGCAGGTGGCGCGCTATCGGGAGCGGCACGGCACCTCGGGCGCCAAAAGCGACGCCGGGGACGCGCACGCCCTGGCCGACATGGTGCGCACCGACCGTCATCAGTTACGCGCGGTCGCCGGTGACACCGAGCAGGCCCAGGCCGTGAAGGTGGTGGCGCGGGCGCACCAGACGCTGATCTGGGACCGGCACCGGCACATGCTGCGGCTACGCACCGCGCTGCGCGAGTTCTTCCCCGCCGCGCTGGAAGCCTTCGACGATCTCCTCGCCCCGGATGCACTGGAACTCCTTGGCCGGGCACCGGACCCGGACCAGGCGGCCAGGGTGTCACGCGCGCAGATCACGGGCGCGCTCAAGCGGGCCCGGCGCCGCAACGTGGACGAGAAGACCACCGCGATCCAGACCGCGCTGCACACTGAACACCTGACCCAGCCGCCGGCCGTGGCCGCCGCCTACGCGGTGACGGTGCGGTCCCTGGTTAGCGTGATCACTGCCTTCAACACCGAGATCGCCGCCGTGCAAGAGCAGGTGCAGGCGTGTTTTGGCCGAGCCCGGGACGCTGAGATCTACCTGTCCCAGCCCGGCATGGGACAGATCCTCGGGGCCCGGGCCCTCGGCGAGTTCGGCGACGACGCCGACCGCTACGCGAGCGCGAAGAACCGGAAGAACTACGCCGGCACCAGCCCGATCACCCGCCAGTCCGGTAAGAAGAAGACCGTGCTGGCCCGCTTCGTCCACAACGACCGGCTCGTCGACGCCCTGCACCAGCAGGCCTTCTGCGCCCTCCGCGCCTCACCCGGCGCCCGCGCCTACTACGACGAGCTCCGCGGCCGCGGCATGAACCACCACGCCGCCTTACGCCAGCTGTCCAACCGACTCGTCGGCATCCTGCACGGCTGCCTCAAGACCCGGAGCACCTACGACGAACACACCGCCTGGGCACACCACAACCGAGACCAGCAAGCCGCCGCTTGA